The DNA segment TCCGGACTGCGTTTATACTCAATATGAAAATACTTTTACTACTGTGACAATGAGAAATTCCATTTGGGCTCATTTCAAGAATGCAAACAAAAGCATGGCAGACCATAAGAATTATAATAACATCAGAATCGTCTTTAAAAAACACATGAGACGTCCTAAAACAAGATTAAAGTCAGACAGTTCATCAATTACAGTGAAGTATACAATAATACACAATATCACAGACTGACCTGGCCCTCTGCACATTTTAAAGTGCCAAATACATGGCGGAAGAGAGTTCTGACATCCCTCTAATACAGCAGTTCCCAACATGTATTCCCCCGGAGCCCCAGACTGctttacgaaaaaaaaaaaaaaaaaagaaaagctgattcTGCAATGTCAAAACTTTACAGTGAAACTAAACACTGGCGAATACGTCCAATCTCACCAACAAACGAGAACAGAAGCAACCGGGAGTTTTCCACAACAGCTCCAGTTTCCAGGAAGTACCAAAGCTTTTTTTGATATGAGCAAATCTAGTTTTGAACCCCCCCCAATCTTATACACTCAGAGTACATAAAGTATGGCAGATATAACAGTTACAATCTCCAATGAagctgatgaaaatgtttctcCTGGAATAACAATGCAGCTTCCTTTATCTagaaataatgagaaaatgtgggtgtaaacaataaatcacaaaagAGTTTATTTGAGGGGCGCTGACACGATAAAGAATGCTGTGTGATTGTACGAGCTCATAAGATCCAGGGTAAAATGGAATCTGAAGCCAAGTTGTGTGAAATTTTCCCTAAATAGTTGGTGCCTCATTAATATACTGGTTTCTGATTGTGCATTAACTcatgaaaaaaatcatattaGCGAGaattttcaaagagaaaataatttttaattcatcaatgccttgtttttatttattagaaGGGAAGCTGTTGAAAGAGCAGAGTGTGTATCGTTCAGTGTTGTCTGGTCTGTTCATCAAATAACCTGGTGTTGGTTTAGATAGCTGTTTAAGTATTTTGTAATGCTACAATAACTTCATTTATACAGGAACACTGCTGTTCATACACGTCTATTCATAAAGTGTAAATGGCTCATCTTGTTTATGAAGCTAAAATTCATCACTTTGCTTCTGGATTTCGAAATGACCAGCGCTCCTCGTGTCCACGCAACCAAACAAGCTCTGATAAAAAGTTCTCACGCTGTTTCTAAGTCATTTTCACCAGTATTTAAGAATCAGCTGTCACAAAAACCAAACTGCTGTGTTCTAACTGAACGCTCTGGATGATATGTACACTCAACACTCAGCCTCTGATATGGGCGTTAGCGTGATGATTTATGTTCTCTTCCTCCATGTTTGGCACTTAGTCCACGtctttttctcatattttctcTTCATATTTCCTCCTCGGGGTCAAAGCTGTGGTTGCTCATCTGTGACAGACACAAAGGCAGACAGACGGTGAGACgggacagtgagagagagagaaacaaagaggTATTTCATTAAATGCGAACTCAGAATGACTCAGTGAAATTTCTTCATGCACATATAACTTCATTTCACAGCTGTggaatctttttcttttcctgtttagAAGATACAAGCATGAGCTCATTCTTGTATGAATATTTTCCACACCAAGGTAATGCCATCTTAAACTAATaatggaaaataaatacataaaatccAATTTTCTCTCCATCATTACATCAAGACTTGTTAAATTTGGAAAATTTCTCTTAAAGAAAGAAATTGGGTTAGGTTATCAAATATagtacacacacatttatgagTCCCTGGAGACAAATGAATGTTGCAAgatcaataaaaccaaataataTTACAAAAATCAGAACCATGTCAGCTCCACCGTGACACTTAAAAATGAGTCCACgcattttttcacttttgaacTGGACAATTCCTTCAGATGAAGGTTCCCCAACAATAACTCAGTAAAACTGTCTCCAACCGATTAGAAATCAGACAGCAAGAGCAATGACATGAACAATAGGACAGATCAGTTTTACCCAGTGTTCTCGTCACTGGCTTACTGTGAGAGTTCACGGAGAATCACATTTCTTTCCACTGACACACGAAGCTCCCGACAAACAGGTTCCATCATATCCTCAAGGGCCGCTGGTCCCGATCTATCCATCTCAAGACGTTCTTCTGAGAGCGCTGGCTTATTGGAGACTTTCCTGCTTGATAAAGTCAGCTCAGGCCACCCTGGcccatgtttttttgttgttgtgctgttaAAGGTTTGGACTGATGTCGATCTTCTTTACTTCATTGCTTTCACTCCACTTTACCATAACATGTTAATTCCTGCTTAAAGAGAGAACCTCTGCTCCAAGAATATATTCaataatatttaattaaatgacCAAATATGAAAACACGGAATTCTTTTGCCACATTTTGGTCACCGGCTCTCGGACACTTTATGCCGCAAAAACTGCACGACGACTGAAAAGAGGGACTCCACAAATGTTGAGAATATGAGGGTAAATTTCAAACAGAACGTCCCCAGAGTCGGTTTGGTTTCACAGGGGGTTAAGAGGGAGCTCGTTTATTtcactgctgccctctgcttgctcatgtggaatgaagtgaacagaaaacacacagcgtcTGGAGGCGTTGTTGAGGAAATGTTCCCTGTATGGAGGAGCTTTTACCGTGTGGTGGTCGTCGTCCGGCTCCCTCAGGCCAGAGTTCTCCCGGTGGATTCGATGACGGGAGCTcggaggggagagggaggacagggagtGCTCGGGACTGCTGGCGGACACAGCGTACGGCGAGCCAGCTGGACTGTCCTCTCTCAGGGGAGACCCTGGACACAGGCGGAGACAGACGCAAACACGGAGATTAAGGAATAACGTTTAATGCGACAGgtcatgtttgtgtgaagaAAATACACACTTCCCTGCGACGGGAGACGTTTCGGTGACATTGTACGAGATGAGAGGCGGAAAACAGGAGTGGGAGTGACAAGATGAAGGACGGCTGTGAAGAGGAAGCGAGAGGGAGGTGCGAGACAGCCGGGCGAGATAGCGAGGGACAAGGGAATCAAGGAGGGCTTGAGATAAATTAATATGAAGATGAGAGTTATCGGACGCCCAAGGTCGTCCaaagtagacacacacacacactcactttcatACACTCACACGCAGTGGGTGCTGAACTGCAGTGTGCTCCGGACACATTTCACACTCCTTAGCTCACCGACAACATGTATAGTGAGAGTGATGATTATAATAATAACTCCAAGGTTAAAATACTGCCGTTAACAGGACGCTTTGCTGGAGCAATGAAAGACATTCAGAAGAAAGTTTCCACAAAACGAAAAGGTGTGAAGTGTGTTTTACTTTCCTGTGAATTCTATCACAACTAGAGACAAGGGGAAAAGGAAATGAAgatttgttgtgtttctcaTCATTACTCGAAGGACACTGGTATTCAAATGTGATTACCTGGAAACATCCACATGATGGCAGCAACACCTCTTCCCTCTACAGAAACTCTTCTGCTCCACAACTGGCtgattatttgtattttattttttgtacttTCTGAAGTCTCATCAGTCACAGACTCCAGCTGCACCGTTTGTTCAGCATGTTCTATAATTTTCTCACAACCATAAAATGCACACGCCTCCACTTGAGCAGGTATCGCCATaaaatcaactttttcaaaaacccCTGACTGAAGGAAAAATAAGTGATTTGTCAGGTAAAGTAGGGGCGGCTCGATCGGTACAGTGTGTCCCCATCCCCCCAGCCTCCCTGCAGCACAGATCCTGAATCATTTTGATTGGGGTTGTGACTCAAGGAGCTAATCAAGCAGAAATCTGAAGGAGGCATATAGCGCTGGAGTCTGCCTTAAAATGATTTTGATGTGCGAATAGATTATCTATCATTTGATCTCGCACTCGTCTGCCTCCACCGTCTTCCTGAATGAGCGTCTCACCTTTGTGGTCATTCCTCTGTGTGTCCATCCTGTCAAGACTGTCGAGCAGCCCATCGATCTGTGTCTTTATCAGAGTCAGCTCCTTTTTAATCACCTGCAACTCCTCCATCCCCACTGCGGCGACACGGCGAGAGAAAAGGAAAGTGACATCGGGAAACTGCACAACCTGAACGTGTCTTTAGAGCCAGTTTTCAGTGTCGTCACGCTCGAACGAGTGGAAACACTGgattaacaacaacaatcacttCAGCACAAATAATCTCATttaaatggaggaaaacattttggGAAATGTCCTGTTGTTCAAATCCAATCAAACCAAcagtattttcttaaaaaaaagacacacatatGAAAACATATAACATATGAAAAAGGGTAAAAACAAAagcaagcatttttttttaacagtagaGTATACAGTGACTTTGAATTTGGCCATTTGCACATTTTAACATGCCAAATACAGTACATGGTTGACGAGAGCCTCAACATTCATCTAACACAACGGTTCCCAACCATTATTTCTCTGGAGCCCTCGGGTCACTTTGAAGAAAGAAGCAGACCCTCAATCTAATTTCTGCTTTGTCAAAATTactacagtgaagccaaacagaaTTTTGAATTTACCCACATTCACTGCCGTATATTAAGCAGGACCTTTTaacattataataaaatgtaattttcccGGTCTGCTCTCATTTCTGGAAAGTGTCCTATTATAGCATAGCTCCGGGTCCCGTCTGTAACCTCAGGCTCGAGTCCTGGACCCCACATTGGGACCTGCTTCATTAAAACAACTCGAGCAGAGAAAGCACGGCCAGTCAGTTGTAGGTTTACCAAACtgtttgtgggaaaaaaaaaattaatcaacttTCAGCTGCAACAAATTTGTGTTACTCACACTTGGCTGTGGCTGAACTGGAGGAATGGGCTCTGGAGCTTTTTGAGTGGGTTCTGTCTCGGCTGCGTCTGTGCCCGGAGGAATAGGAGGAGGAACGAGATCGCTTGGCCAGACTGGGTCCCAGAGGTAGGGGAGAGATGGATGCTGGCACACGCTGGTAGTCGTACACCCTGCCAATTATGCAGACACAGTTTTACAAATAGCCTCTCGTTATCTTACTGTATTTGTGCAACAAGCTGCGTTTCGGCTGCATTAGCGAGAGTTTCAATGATTTTATGACATTCAAATAGCAGAAGTAATCAAAGAGGACAGTCTCTTCAAAAAGGCCTGGAAGCACTGGTGGGATATTAGTGAAAATGAGCAAACtgagcatatatatatatatatatatatatatatatatatatatatatatatatatatatatatatatatatatatatatatatatatatatatatgtggcCATGATGTGTTGAGTGCTGAAAGTTTGAGCTGTCCACAGATTCTCTGCCACGACTTTCAAGTGCTGTTTGTTTCGTGAAAAAAAGCCACTTCAGCTTCACTCAAACAAATTGCTTAGAGCGAATAGATTCAAAACTTACCAAGTTTATTTATAAGACACACAAAATCAAGACAAAATGACTTGTGCTGTGACAATTGAGAGGCACAATGAAAAGATGAGattaacagtaaaaacagtaaaattaatgaaaaacatgaaaaacgaTGATTAACAATCAAGGATCAATAGAAGGAAATACCAAAATAGTGGCACAGAGCCTACATTAGAATTTGTTTTCCAACCTTGATGAAATATTTGTATTTCTGAATTCATTTACTCCTTCTTGTGACGTGTTTTGTCCCTTTAATACAGCTGCATGTACCCTgactttaaatatttctttcaaTTATGCGAAATGTTTGTTCAAAACAACAATCTTCCCGCCAAAGCTCAGATATTCTGCTGGCACAGTTCCACATTTCAGTCCCGGTCCTACCCCGTCAAAACATCGGGATCGCAcaagtttgaaaatgaaagaaatgaagcaaaaCATGTGGAAAAGTAGTTATTCAGGTGTCTGCTGGATAAATATGTGCATTCtattttcctttgtcttttcttttctatcaAGCGTGAGCGAATGAAACGGTCTCACTCTCACTCACGCCTCCTCCCTGTGGACAGCTCCATGTCTCTATCTGTCACTGAATGTAATTGGTTCTGTCAGGGCCAATCAATAGCTCCCCGCCAGGCTCGTAGTGCCGGTGACAGGGGGTGTATCGCAGTCAACCCCTATAGTGGTTACAGAAAATGGCACTGGGTGTTTGTGCACATGTGCTTCGGCACAAATAGAAATGATGGTgtgattgaaaaaagaaaaaaaaaaacggagggTGACCTGAATAGTCAGTGACCCAGTGACCAGGTGAAAGACGGCTACAGGCTCAAAACCGGCCAATCGCCgggcagagctgcagaaacGCCGCAGCCTGTGAGGGAACGCTTTCATTTTTGTAGCTTTTTACAGTCTTAAAATGACCAAAAGAGTCCTTGACATAGATGGAAAAACGACCAAAGGAGTTACAGTTCAGAGCAAAGAAACTCTGAAAATTTTTTCACAAACATTACGATTCTGTGCGGCAACATGAATCCAACAGTATCTCGTCGCAATCTGGGTATTTCTGGATCACATACAGTCTGAGAACTGTCTAAATGCTTTCTGCAAAGCcaggagagagaaaagctcCTCTGCTGTATATAACAAGCCAGCAACAGCGAGACAAGCTGTCAGCTGAAAGGGCTCGGAGCTGGGTGGTAATGTAGATTTACTGATCGAGCTGTTAGCCCGTCAGTCTGGCTTCCTGAAAACTTTTCTGCGTTGTTTCATATTCTGCCCCACACTGCGAAAAACCTCCTCTGCTCGACACAAGAGATCGCCGCACAGGCGGCTCACAGTGAATCGAGCATAGCCTCAGACACACGCACATCACTATGCCACGTAAGGATGAAGTGTATTAGGCCACCATAAGTGTGCCAGATTAGAGGCTTTGTGCATTGTCCGCGtggagagacacagagaccagagacttATGGGAATTTAAAGTCTTTTAGAGCAGTTTGCAGGGGCAGATAGACAATGTGTTGTTACACCGGCTTTGAAGTGTCATCTCAGAGAATAGAAGCTCAGACAATGAGAGACGGTAGACGAGTGAGGATTACAGAaaagtgtgcgagtgtgtgtgtgtgagggtgtgtttgtctctgtggaTTAGACCCCACACGGAAAGCCGCTTTGTCAGCTTGGACTGTTATCTGTGTGTTGAAAGACACTTTACTTTCATGTTTGCACAAGAGGACAGCGGACAAGAACAGTCATTCCTCTTTTCCTCATATTGATGTGCAGGGACAACAAACATACATCTGGAAACgtacacacgcgcacgcacacacacgcacgcacgcacagctGCCAGTAGTGCTCGCCAACAGCATGGGGAATAATCATGCActgtgttaaaaacaaattgaaaatcAGCAGCGAAGTGTTCCCCCTGAGCAAAGACGGAAAAATGCAGAGGTAGGAAAAACCCAGCgaaagaatgaaacaaagaaaagatgacTGAGCATCcacatctgtgagaaaaaacacaaaataggtgtgtgtgtgtttttaatcactttgaGGGCTTCAGTCCCTGAGAGCAGATACTTGCGAGGTCCTGCCTGTTTTATGGGGGTTACTGACTCGCCACAAACTGAAGGTGAGATTATCAAGCTGGGTTTGGATCTGAGATCACAGGACaatatgaaatgaaatacaATAGAACACAAATAATATTTCAATCCCAGAGTGAAATTATTGTGTAGCAGCTTGGAAATGCATTCTCTTAAAGAGAGCCCTCAAAAGGTGGAGCTGCCAGTCTGCGTGTAAGTCTGCGTAAAGAGGTGTATTATTTTTAGTGTTGTGATGACCTAAATGTCTTTAAGCACTGCCATTTTTAGGATTTCTCACCTTTTCAAGTATAGAAAACGAGcttccaaaagaaaaataatgcaGTTCTTCAGTGAAGACGTGTTTCAGTGTTCAGACAAGAATAAAGGTTTGGCTGAGACTTGGTGGCCTGTCAAGAAGAATTCATGGCTTTTGGAGTAAGTtagcagaaaatgaaagagaaacagaggaaTGTGGCACCTGTTCTTTTACACCGTGTCctttaaagtgtctttgagtgtcttAAACAAgcgagaaaaaaataaatgtgttattgttattattacatGATGTGGAAGCtctattgtgtgtgtgagagagagcacaCTGTACGACTGCAATCCTACTTTTTCCCCGATATGCTGAGTGAAGTGTGTCGAAGTGAGGATGGGAGAGGAGGGACGTCTAAGAGCAATTTCAGTGGATGACTAATAACAGAGCGCCACTCTGAATGGAGCTGAATAAAGTACATCATCAACccaaccaacaaccaacacaTTTCAAATATCAATACACACACAACGCAAACGATCTGCCGAGCCAAGAGTTTATGATTAGTCCCAAACAACATATTCGATTCCAGTGTTTCTAACTGCAGAGTACAGCTGGTGTGAACCTGTTCTGACCAGCAGGAATGGTAAACATGTGACAGTGTGCTTCATAGCCAGCACTGGGTCAGTGTGATTTtaagtttagtttaattttcaCTGATTTGCTGTTTAAAAACAATCACATTTAATCATCTATGAGAGCTCCTTCAATTAATTCAGCCATTAAACATGAACACTTCATAATCCATAATTtgatttttgttggttttttttgcattttgttctaAAACAAGCCGTTTCTcacattttccatccatcctttaATCCACATTATCCTCTTCAAGAGGGAGTCACAGGGGCCTTTTCTCAGATTTCTAGCTTTGTCAATATAAAAACAGATCATTACAATGTTGCTTTATTCCCCCTCACAGAGCTGAAATAGAGATTAGATATATACACAAATACAGACAGACCTGAGCAACAAGTCACTGCAAAGTGTGATAATGAAGAGAATTATCAAATGGATTTTCTTGTGCATTCAAACGGCCCTGGAGTGTATCTGGGCACACATTTCGATGCGTTCTAGTGTGTGAGTAGGACTAGTGGTCTTCCCACTGCTGGGTAGTAACAGGCCACATTGTAAGCAGAGACAGAATGACTGGCAGCTGTGTAGCAGACGCCGACGGAAAGCGAAAAACTACAGGAGACAGCCGGGATAAAGAAAAACCCTCTCCGGCTTCCTGCTTTATCCTTCTGTGACACACAGACAAGCAATAAGGTGTTTGAGCCGCCATGCGTGGCTCTCTGACAGTACCTGTCATAGTAGTCCTCGTGATAGCTGTCATAGTCCAGGTCCAACTCAGATCTGCAGGAGAGGTTGAGAGGGAgtcagaggcagaggcagaggcgGTGGCTGAAGAAGTCAAGTTAAAACCACGCGATTCACTTTTAACAGAGCTATCACATATATCGCTTAACAAACGGCGCGCTCGGCCGGCGCGTAAATGTGTGAGTTGCGCGGCGCAATCACTTCGTCTGGAAAGAATACAGAGCCCATCATCTCCAGTCAGCtagaaaactaaaaaacaagtcggatttgttctgctgcagcatcCTGTGTGGAAAAATCCATAGAAATTGGGACCGCGCTCCAACGGCACCACCCACCCGACACCTCAAAGCGCGAGCTGGGCGAGGTAAACTGTGAAGAATGTGTTCGACgggggagaaggagagagtATCGGAGGCAGGTGAGGTGAGTGATGTGACAGGAGTGAGCCCGGACGGGCCGCGAGCCGGGGTGTAGCTGCTAAGCAGACCACAGTctgtgaaggagagaaaagtgaCACTAAGCCAGAGCAAAAAATCACATTCTGGTGTGTCAGACCTCGGCACTGCTCCCTAATCCCTGCACAGTGTCGCTAATAATCCCTCCGTGCTGCTCaccctctttctgtctctttgtctgTCTTGCTGACTCACTGTCGTCTCGCTGGCTGAGTCattctttcctttctctctcatgtTTCAACGTCTCTCTTTCTGACACAGTCAACAACAACCATGTCACAAAGTTACGctgaaaaaaatacctgaaCCAATGTTTAGAAATGTGCAATAAAGATTTATTGACCTGTTTGCAGCAAGTGCATTCTCAAATTAACATAATGAATGACACGTCAAGGTGACATGTTGAACTTGTTACGTAAAATACAACTCTTCAGCTGCTAAACGCTCCACTCTGAGTACTTACGGAGGGCTGCTTTTAGAGCCAGGCAGCTACAAAAAATTGCACCGACTTTAAAGAACTAAGATGTTAGTTGGAGTGATGCCACAGGATGAAAACCGTGAGCTGAGAATCACGTGGATCAACGAAGAAAGGTCATCCATCACCAATACAGGTGCAGCCTGAAAAACTACTGCACAGTACTTTGGGGACTAAAAAAGCGGCAGGAAAGAAATACTTAAACTGACTTCAATTACACATTCACTcaagaaaaatgctgaaattttTTTGGTGTATAAACTAtgacagtaaaaataaatgaagaaataatttattttgaaagatattctaattttcttcAAAATCTACCTGTAAAATCCTCTCTAGTCACACAGTAAAGGGATGAATTCAATGACTTGGCACGtagatcaacaacaacaaagcaataAATGCTGTGAAGTAACTGGGATTAAGAATACGTTTCTTCACATCAAGAAGACCTGGGTGTTTTTTAGTGCACAGTTTGCACATTCTCTCTGTGCATTTAATCCTGGcttcctcctacagtccaaaGACGTGCGTTTTGTTAGTTCTCCACTCTAAACGGTCCAGACTTGTGGGTGCCGTTACGTCTCTGTGTCGAAGCCGTGAACCTGTCCTGGTTGCAGCTCTCCATCgcagtcagctgggactggctccagctccCTGTGATCCTGAGACGGACCCAAAAAAGACAGAGCTGTAGAAAATAGATGGCTTCCTCCGCGAATCATGAGAAATCACTGGCTTGGagaaaatataatttttcaGGATACTTCAACGTATTTTTAGGAATCCAACATGCCCAAAGTCCCTGCCATCTGCTTATCTACCTCTCCGGGGGTGGAGATCCTCCCGATTGTAAACAGCTCCTTTCAAagaaaagatgcttttttttttttttttgctatgtcAAGATATATATCAAGGGACGTGAGTGACGACACCTACACAAAGCCACACGCGCGCACAAATAACCGCTGTGGAGTCAAACAGCCCCAGAACCTctgtttgtgtgcttttctgGATGTGAAGTGTAGACTTATTTTGGAGTGGACCATAATCACATCTTCTGCAGCGAGAAGTCACGGGCGCTCTCTCCGTCTCGTACCAGCTGGTTTTCTGGGCTCAGGAGACAAGAACTCGCAAAATAATTTATACCAAGTGCTCACGTCTGCGCCGCACACTTgccaaaaatgcaaaacataaTTTCAATCCAATTTTGAGACcgctttctgttttcctctttgaaaTGAAGAAGGTCTACATGCTGCTTTAGCTCATTCCGCCAGGCTGTAGAAGCGTTTCTCTCACGCGTTTGAGGAcatgaaattaaagcaggcATTTTGAGTGAATTTTCTCCCGCCGCACATTAAGGAAACACTGGCTCCGCCGCTTCTCGGCTGAACCGGGCTTTCTGTTCTCCGAGTGAATTCAGctagaagagagagagggagagagagagagggagagagaaaataacagCTATTCACCAAAACCGTCACTGAGGGGGAACTAAGCTGCTGTTCACTTTATGTTTCTTTTCACTTTGCATTCACTGGTTTACCTTCAGCTGGAGTGTTCGGAAGACTCAAAGACTCCGTGGGAAGGGTAGTTGTCATCTGCACCTCTTCAGCAGGAATATATTGTAATAATGACATTACACTCCcatttatgtatatttatatcatcattttctctctttaatgTTCATTTCTgacttaattaaaaaagaaaaacattttcaggcaTAAATATGTTGTCATGACACTAATTCAATACAAGCCAGTAATAATGAAGAAGCAGACTGAATTTATTCAGCATTCTTGATATGTGATCAACACAGGTCATTTACATCAATTAGCTGTTCTTTAACCCTTAAATTCTGCACGACAATTATTTGGTtatttgtttgggttttttttaaatgtcaccacGGTACAGTAATGAGATGACAATGTTTAAGCGATCGAGTGAAGAGAAATCTGCGGCGGGAAGGCACAGACTATTTAGATTGTAATTACATTCAAAGTAAGCAGCCGAGCAcagaggtgagagagagggaggggggcagaatGACAGCAGGGTCACCGAAGGCtaattaatttcttttcatAATTTCTCAAGAGCCAAAGCAATCCATTAGACATGGCTGGCCATAAATCATCTCAGCCCGAGCGTGGCtgcgtgtgtttttgtgtgcactGGGCAAAGACGAGATGCTTTTGTTGAACAAAGCATCCCGGGGATTTCCTGCAACATGTGCACTCCACAGCCTCCGCAGgcagaaacacatcagagctGCACTGATCCTGT comes from the Salarias fasciatus chromosome 1, fSalaFa1.1, whole genome shotgun sequence genome and includes:
- the LOC115388756 gene encoding heterogeneous nuclear ribonucleoprotein C isoform X1; the protein is MTLFSPRYMSMSGELKSSRSRAASKRASNTTYGSELDLDYDSYHEDYYDRVYDYQRVPASISPLPLGPSLAKRSRSSSYSSGHRRSRDRTHSKSSRAHSSSSATAKLGMEELQVIKKELTLIKTQIDGLLDSLDRMDTQRNDHKGSPLREDSPAGSPYAVSASSPEHSLSSLSPPSSRHRIHRENSGLREPDDDHHTMSNHSFDPEEEI
- the LOC115388756 gene encoding RNA-binding Raly-like protein isoform X2; the protein is MTLFSPRYMSMSGELKSSRSRAASKRASNTTYGVYDYQRVPASISPLPLGPSLAKRSRSSSYSSGHRRSRDRTHSKSSRAHSSSSATAKLGMEELQVIKKELTLIKTQIDGLLDSLDRMDTQRNDHKGSPLREDSPAGSPYAVSASSPEHSLSSLSPPSSRHRIHRENSGLREPDDDHHTMSNHSFDPEEEI